From a single Nicotiana tomentosiformis chromosome 2, ASM39032v3, whole genome shotgun sequence genomic region:
- the LOC104094330 gene encoding uncharacterized protein: protein MEYEEMHKTTPCAADGRFSDDELVEYEWEAAEALACLSHPVTGDVQLYMDARDVAGLYSTEQEIAIRSEDESELDTSLLCASNNPPVTSGKSRQDLTEAEKEGRRLRRVFANRESARQTIRRRQAMQEELTRKAADLALENENLKKNKELAAAEYSSLRNKNSSLKTQMAKIVKAEVQETYDESKLTPVETPSTWTTFPTFLHNQTQATPFFWSTVFQPLQSGSQSIYGFTQELPKPLGEFKRSDQLESHMMMNKPLYILPFPFHAESNPFYPPSSNHNEQHETSVVHECSTSNPRTTVNMENHLTATPLKVETETTDSINTIHRDILREADSGYLLNEGSGQLLGLRSKEMLQVTANSSPFVRPVITRQSIRNSPQQDNTTPDVKVTSSAGGHVAGASPKMYQATRLQMPLYIAAKARRKRKELMKLKSQCYYQFH from the exons atggagTACGAAGAGATGCACAAAACGACGCCGTGCGCGGCGGACGGTAGGTTTTCCGATGATGAACTGGTGGAATATGAGTGGGAAGCGGCGGAGGCGTTGGCTTGTTTGTCGCATCCGGTGACTGGTGACGTTCAACTCTACATGGACGCCCGGGATGTAGCTGGCTTATATTCAACA GAGCAAGAAATAGCCATTCGGTCTGAGGATGAATCTGAACTCGATACGAGTCTTCTATGTGCTTCAAATAATCCACCAGTTACCAGCGGCAAATCGAGGCAGGATTTGACTGAG GCGGAGAAGGAAGGACGGAGGCTGCGCCGTGTATTTGCAAATAGAGAATCTGCCAGGCAGACAATTCGCCGAAGACAG GCCATGCAAGAGGAATTGACAAGAAAAGCAGCAGATCTTGCATTGGAGAACGAAAATTTGAAGAAG AATAAGGAGCTTGCTGCTGCGGAGTATAGTTCTTTGAGGAACAAAAATAGTAGCTTAAAAACGCAG ATGGCTAAAATAGTTAAGGCGGAAGTACAAGAAACATACGATGAGTCTAAGTTGACACCTGTGGAAACTCCTAGTACTTGGACTACATTTCCAACTTTCCTCCATAACCAAACTCAGGCAACGCCGTTCTTTTGGTCTACGGTCTTTCAACCTTTACAAAGTGGTTCTCAAAGTATTTATGGTTTTACACAAGAGCTGCCTAAACCTCTTGGAGAATTTAAACGGTCTGACCAACTAGAAAGTCACATGATGATGAATAAGCCATTATATATACTTCCGTTCCCATTCCATGCCGAAAGTAATCCATTTTATCCACCGTCCTCAAATCATAATGAGCAACACGAGACTTCTGTAGTTCATGAATGTAGTACTTCAAACCCAAGAACCACGGTCAACATGGAGAACCACCTAACAGCAACTCCTCTGAAAGTTGAAACAGAAACTACTGACTCAATAAATACTATTCATAGAGACATCCTTCGCGAAGCTGACAGTGGTTATCTACTAAATGAAGGAAGTGGGCAGCTATTAGGGCTTCGGTCTAAAGAGATGCTCCAGGTGACTGCCAATTCAAGTCCTTTCGTACGACCGGTTATTACTAGACAAAGTATACGTAACAGCCCTCAACAAGATAACACCACTCCTGATGTCAAAGTTACTTCTTCTGCTGGTGGGCATGTAGCCGGTGCCTCCCCTAAAATGTATCAAGCAACGCGTCTGCAGATGCCATTATATATAGCAGCAAAGGCCCGTAGGAAGAGGAAGGAGCTTATGAAACTAAAAAGCCAGTGTTATTATCAGTTCCATTAA
- the LOC138904402 gene encoding uncharacterized protein, whose product MTNENGNRTVPMVTANASTSRTTPTLAPTEKFEKFFGIDFKRWQQKMFFYLTTLSLQKFIKEDVPVLPDETPENERFLVIESWKHSDFLCNNYILSGLEDDPYNIYSNIETSKQLWIALERKYKTEDVGLKKFVAAKYLNYKMVDSKSVITQVQELQVIIHDLLAEDISQINTNKDFKNYLKHKRNELSLEDLIVRLRIEEDNKAAEKKGRGNSTIMGANIVEDRKRKKAYRPKNNPSKKRFNENCYNCGKAGHRYADCRAPKKDKKKGQANMVEKHEDVDDLLCFMNATWWEILRSGGLILESLAMFMLLGKRLLHIPKRRFLWEILQLPKLKDVERYL is encoded by the exons atgacGAATGAAAACGGGAATCGGACTGTTCCTATGGTGACTGCcaatgcatcgacaagccgaacaacaCCGACACTGGCACCGACAGAAAAATtcgaaaaatttttcgggattgatttcaagcggtggcagcagaagatgttcttctacttgacgactttaagtctgcagaagttcattaaggaagatgttcctgttcTACCCGACGAAACTCCAgaaaatgaacgctttctcgtgattgagtcgtggaagcattctgattttctatgcaataattatattcttagcggactagaGGACGATCCGTATAACATCTATAGTAATATAGAGACGTCAAAACAACTGTGGATAGCGCTTGAAAGGAAATACAAAACGGAAGATGTCGGGttaaagaaattcgttgccgctaaATATTTGAActataaaatggtagatagcaagtctgttattacccaagttcaggaattgcaagtgattattcacgatctccttgctgaagatataagtcaaattaatactaat AAGGACTTCAAAAACTACTTGAAACACAAACGCAATGAgttgtcccttgaagatctcattgttcggttgagaatcgaagaggacaacaaagctgctgaaaagaaaggccgtggaaactcaacaataatgggagcaaatattgttgaggatagaaagaggaagaaggcttataGACCGAAaaacaacccaagcaagaagcggttcaacgaaaattgctacaactgtggaaaagCTGGACACAGATATGCAGATtgtcgtgctccaaagaaagacaagaagaagggtcaagcaaacatggttgaaaagcacGAAGATGTCGATGACTTGCTATGCTTTATGAATGCAAcatggtgggaaatcctaaggagtggtggattgattctggagtCACTCGCCATGTTTATGTTGTTAGGGAAGCGTTTGCTACACATCCCGAAGAGACGCTTTCTATGGGAAATTCTGCAACTACCAAAATTGAAGGATGTGGAAAGATATTTATGA